The Nitrospirota bacterium genome includes a window with the following:
- a CDS encoding ATP-binding cassette domain-containing protein, whose translation MIKTENLTKIFSSGTKAVDNLNITVEDGEIFGFLGPNGAGKSTTIKILTTLSRPTSGQAWVGGHNVLTEPVKVRCSIGYVAQETGIDYFLTGRENLVLQGRMYRMDGKTISRRIDELLELFSIKECADQLVSTYSGGMRRKLDIATALIHNPSLVFLDEPTLGLDPHSRSQLWNYIRMLNRELKVTIFLTTHYLDEADKLSNRIGILHKGSIKIVDTPDKLKDSIRGDSVNLELKGNAKSKAISILKGNSKVKEILLENEHVRVYVNNGSEAVQWMMKLLNENGIDISSLSISRPSLDDVYLKYSGASFKEGDSEEGGEPWWAKWQKGGWGKNWKGGGDWDQQEVQEGQEGSQQEWGKEWDGSASGGHKEGESGNENGNGEWGKWSPEEMKEWWSRQAKADNDTPTENDWGKGEWEMDKDDKVTSSENDEVKDKENKEEESSEEPWKKWMNTPGAAEWWAKQGKKEG comes from the coding sequence ATGATAAAGACAGAGAACTTAACCAAGATATTTTCATCAGGTACCAAGGCAGTAGATAACCTCAATATTACTGTCGAAGATGGGGAGATCTTTGGTTTTCTGGGTCCTAACGGTGCAGGCAAGAGCACTACTATAAAAATACTTACGACCCTTTCCCGTCCGACATCAGGACAGGCATGGGTTGGAGGACATAATGTCCTGACTGAACCTGTGAAGGTACGTTGTTCAATCGGATATGTGGCTCAGGAAACAGGAATAGACTATTTCCTGACAGGAAGGGAAAATCTCGTTCTCCAGGGCAGGATGTACAGGATGGACGGGAAGACTATCAGCAGGAGAATAGATGAACTGTTGGAATTGTTCAGCATAAAGGAGTGTGCCGACCAGCTCGTTTCTACTTATTCAGGCGGTATGAGGCGAAAACTTGACATTGCGACCGCCCTTATACACAATCCAAGTCTCGTATTTCTCGATGAACCTACGCTGGGGCTTGATCCGCACAGCAGGTCACAGTTATGGAATTACATCCGCATGCTGAACCGTGAACTGAAGGTCACTATATTCCTTACAACCCACTATCTGGATGAGGCGGATAAGCTCTCAAACAGGATTGGGATACTTCACAAGGGGAGCATCAAGATTGTTGATACCCCGGATAAACTGAAAGACAGTATTCGCGGAGATTCAGTAAATCTCGAACTTAAAGGGAACGCAAAGAGCAAGGCCATCTCCATATTGAAAGGCAACAGCAAGGTCAAGGAGATCCTTCTTGAAAATGAACATGTCAGGGTGTATGTCAACAATGGGAGCGAGGCCGTTCAGTGGATGATGAAGCTCCTTAATGAGAATGGCATAGACATTTCATCTCTTTCCATATCAAGGCCGAGCCTTGACGATGTCTATCTTAAGTACAGCGGCGCCAGCTTTAAAGAGGGTGATAGTGAAGAAGGCGGTGAGCCCTGGTGGGCCAAGTGGCAGAAGGGCGGCTGGGGAAAGAACTGGAAGGGTGGCGGGGATTGGGATCAGCAGGAGGTACAGGAAGGCCAGGAGGGCAGCCAGCAGGAATGGGGTAAAGAATGGGACGGCAGCGCCTCCGGCGGCCATAAAGAGGGTGAAAGCGGAAACGAAAACGGAAACGGTGAATGGGGCAAGTGGTCACCTGAGGAGATGAAGGAGTGGTGGAGCCGGCAGGCAAAAGCGGACAATGATACGCCAACTGAGAATGATTGGGGAAAGGGAGAATGGGAAATGGATAAGGATGATAAAGTTACATCATCAGAAAATGATGAGGTAAAAGATAAAGAAAATAAAGAGGAAGAGAGCAGTGAAGAGCCCTGGAAGAAATGGATGAATACGCCAGGGGCAGCAGAGTGGTGGGCTAAGCAGGGTAAAAAAGAGGGTTAA
- the moaC gene encoding cyclic pyranopterin monophosphate synthase MoaC: protein MSELTHFNVEGRAKMVDVSEKIVTSRTAIATGKVYMLPETLKRIQDGKIAKGDVLAVAQVAGIMGAKRTPDIIPMCHPLLLSGVDISFTEDPVPDENGLCSVGITATVRVGGQTGVEMEALTAASIAALTIYDMCKAIDKGMILSEICLEKKTGGKSGTYIREKAVNK, encoded by the coding sequence GTGTCAGAGCTTACACATTTCAATGTAGAGGGCAGGGCAAAGATGGTGGATGTAAGTGAAAAGATTGTGACATCGAGGACTGCCATAGCAACAGGTAAGGTATATATGCTTCCTGAGACCTTGAAAAGGATACAGGATGGGAAGATTGCCAAAGGCGATGTCCTTGCAGTGGCCCAGGTCGCGGGTATAATGGGGGCAAAGAGGACACCCGATATAATCCCGATGTGTCATCCCCTTCTGTTATCAGGTGTGGATATATCCTTTACAGAGGATCCTGTTCCTGATGAAAACGGTCTTTGCTCCGTTGGAATTACCGCTACAGTCAGGGTAGGAGGCCAGACAGGCGTTGAGATGGAGGCGCTCACAGCCGCATCAATTGCAGCCCTTACCATATATGATATGTGCAAGGCTATAGATAAAGGGATGATTTTGAGCGAGATTTGCCTTGAGAAGAAGACCGGCGGCAAGTCAGGGACATATATCAGGGAGAAGGCGGTTAACAAATAG
- the moaA gene encoding GTP 3',8-cyclase MoaA: protein MAQLIDAFNRRITYMRISVTDRCNLRCVYCVPSCGTISSMPSKELLTFDEMLKIVKVAAKMGLTKVRITGGEPLVRRGVVEFIAAVNKVDGIRDIAMTTNGVLLKQYAQALKKAGLRRLNISLDTFDPKKFMEITKGDCFDRVWEGILEAERVGFDPIKINVVPSKGCNDNELVDFAKLTLTKPFQVRFIEFMPVDDWEAWKKNFISKAEMMEKIESALGKLEPVVEKERSGPAKNYRLHGAPGQVGFISAISEHFCDTCNRVRLGADGKIKHCLFSESFIDFREPLRNGCEDAEIEKLLCSVMETKPEAHNIDMNAESQKFLHSMTQIGG from the coding sequence ATGGCCCAGCTAATTGATGCTTTCAATCGTAGAATCACTTATATGAGGATTTCAGTAACTGACCGGTGTAATCTCCGGTGTGTTTACTGTGTCCCTTCCTGCGGTACCATCAGCAGTATGCCCTCCAAAGAACTCCTGACGTTTGATGAAATGCTCAAAATAGTTAAAGTCGCAGCAAAAATGGGACTCACAAAGGTGCGTATTACAGGTGGTGAGCCGCTGGTTCGCAGGGGTGTGGTCGAGTTTATTGCAGCGGTCAACAAGGTTGACGGCATCAGGGATATTGCAATGACTACCAATGGGGTTCTCCTTAAACAATATGCCCAGGCCCTTAAAAAGGCGGGTCTCAGAAGGCTTAATATCAGCCTCGATACTTTTGATCCAAAGAAGTTTATGGAAATAACCAAGGGTGATTGTTTTGACAGGGTGTGGGAAGGTATCCTGGAGGCTGAGCGCGTTGGATTTGATCCCATAAAAATTAATGTTGTCCCTTCAAAGGGATGCAATGATAATGAACTGGTTGATTTTGCAAAGTTGACGCTTACAAAGCCATTCCAGGTCAGATTCATAGAATTTATGCCTGTAGATGATTGGGAAGCGTGGAAGAAAAATTTCATTTCCAAGGCTGAGATGATGGAAAAGATAGAGTCAGCGCTTGGGAAGCTTGAGCCGGTCGTGGAAAAAGAAAGGTCAGGTCCGGCAAAGAATTACAGGCTGCACGGGGCCCCCGGACAGGTAGGCTTTATAAGCGCAATAAGTGAGCATTTCTGCGATACCTGTAACAGGGTTCGGCTTGGCGCTGACGGTAAGATCAAACATTGTCTTTTCTCAGAGTCTTTTATTGATTTCAGGGAGCCTCTCAGAAATGGTTGCGAGGATGCTGAGATTGAAAAGTTGTTATGTTCAGTGATGGAAACCAAACCTGAGGCACACAATATAGACATGAACGCCGAGTCTCAGAAATTCCTCCACTCGATGACACAGATAGGTGGATAG
- a CDS encoding rhomboid family intramembrane serine protease: protein MIPLKDDNPTGSFPIVTIGLIALNIVIFVYEISIGPQLESFLNTYGAKPLYIINMSAPPGHPPPYLTIFSSMFLHGGFFHVAGNMLYLWIFGNNIEDSMGHFKFIIFYLISGIAAVYIFTFVNPDSTVPMVGASGAISGVLGAYLVLFPRAKVLTLVPFGFYMQVIKVPAVFVLGLWIFVQILNGMITGGRGGGVAWFAHIGGFLAGVLLVGLFKKRGHTEAY, encoded by the coding sequence ATGATTCCTTTAAAGGATGATAACCCAACCGGTAGTTTCCCCATTGTAACCATAGGTCTGATTGCATTAAACATCGTCATATTCGTCTACGAAATATCTATAGGGCCGCAACTTGAGTCTTTCCTGAATACGTATGGCGCAAAACCGCTTTATATCATAAACATGTCAGCGCCTCCAGGACACCCACCCCCCTATCTGACCATATTTTCATCCATGTTTCTTCATGGCGGCTTTTTTCATGTAGCCGGCAATATGCTCTACCTCTGGATTTTCGGGAACAACATAGAAGACTCAATGGGGCATTTTAAATTTATAATCTTCTATTTGATCAGCGGAATAGCTGCAGTCTATATCTTTACTTTTGTAAACCCGGATTCTACGGTACCTATGGTTGGGGCAAGCGGAGCCATCTCCGGTGTCCTTGGCGCCTACCTCGTCCTGTTCCCCCGGGCAAAGGTGCTGACACTTGTGCCGTTTGGTTTCTATATGCAGGTAATAAAGGTTCCTGCAGTATTCGTTTTAGGTTTGTGGATATTCGTGCAGATACTAAATGGGATGATAACCGGAGGCAGGGGAGGCGGGGTCGCCTGGTTTGCACATATAGGAGGCTTCCTTGCCGGGGTCCTGCTTGTCGGACTGTTCAAAAAGAGAGGTCACACAGAAGCCTATTAA
- a CDS encoding PDZ domain-containing protein: MKNYFIPFNLLILATGVFFITHIVIFRIAQEIEPPFSKGYSAGPLVTGVKETKSIEMYKAILDRNIFKSKTLAELLAPSSRSSGITKEEKQVVPIRLIGTVAGDDNFAYAIIEDPFQKAHKIFRINDTITPGVRLADISRSRITIERDGQREDVEIASPDAMASQRTASPPAPRPAFPAAPQDTPQQGTMLIEREAVAAATEDMNKLLTQARLVPNFTGGAADGFRIFSIVPGSIFDKAGLRNGDILYGINGTELKDPEKAFQVYQMLKDNDRFVIDLVRAGQKMTLNYEIR, encoded by the coding sequence ATGAAAAACTATTTCATACCGTTTAACTTACTTATCCTGGCCACAGGTGTTTTCTTTATAACTCATATAGTTATTTTCAGGATAGCGCAGGAGATTGAACCCCCTTTTTCAAAAGGGTATTCAGCAGGGCCCCTTGTCACCGGTGTAAAGGAAACCAAATCCATTGAGATGTATAAGGCTATCCTTGACAGGAACATTTTTAAATCAAAGACCTTAGCCGAGCTTCTGGCGCCTTCCTCAAGATCATCAGGCATAACAAAGGAAGAAAAACAGGTAGTCCCGATACGCCTCATTGGCACAGTAGCCGGCGATGACAACTTTGCCTATGCCATTATTGAAGACCCGTTTCAAAAGGCACACAAGATATTCAGGATAAACGATACGATTACCCCGGGCGTCAGGCTTGCAGATATCAGCAGGAGCAGGATTACAATAGAACGAGACGGGCAGAGAGAGGATGTTGAAATTGCATCGCCGGATGCCATGGCCTCACAGCGGACAGCTTCACCACCGGCTCCACGTCCTGCTTTCCCTGCGGCCCCTCAGGACACGCCACAGCAGGGCACCATGCTTATTGAGAGGGAGGCCGTAGCAGCGGCAACAGAAGATATGAACAAACTGCTTACCCAGGCACGCCTCGTGCCAAATTTTACGGGAGGGGCAGCCGACGGATTCAGGATTTTCTCTATAGTTCCCGGCAGTATATTCGACAAGGCAGGTCTCAGAAACGGCGACATTTTGTATGGGATTAACGGAACAGAACTCAAAGACCCGGAAAAGGCATTTCAGGTATATCAGATGCTTAAGGATAATGACCGTTTTGTAATTGACCTCGTACGAGCCGGACAGAAGATGACTTTAAACTACGAGATCAGGTAG
- the gspD gene encoding type II secretion system secretin GspD translates to MFLEEQTAGTEGTILQGSEGTSAVQQRIMPRAIAPRALPPPASAPSPAAEPPAPDGQSGSPYSLKPPVLIKGRDMGAAKAPEAEAPGTEDIASPAAPPQLPSGKRSAAKGGDRMVTLDFNNVDLQTFVKFISELTGKNFVLDEKVQGKVTVISPTKISVDEAYQVFLTVLDMKGFTAVGENKVIKLFPSREAKQSGVSIVTADKPLPQDENYETRVMRLNYISASEISRLIAPLISKDGSSIPYPQTNTLILTDIKSNMAKVLELITELDKEPPKGKGGIYVYYLQNASAEEMSKVLATLTSKAPPRAAAAAQTPQDTTVHFEGGISVTADKATNSLIIMASPEDYERIKSIIERLDIRRKQVYVEAAIVEMGVDKAREIGMEWRSTANVKSGETMFVGGTALAPPGAGITSFSVNPLSVSGLVAAGVHGFLPDGTTLNVGALVRLFQADSDVNVLSTPNILTLDNQEAKIIVGQNVPFITGVSQTAGGNVQATIERKDVGIQLKITPHTTESDLVKLDIYQEISSLSGSIPVGTDQEVPITNKRSAETSVMIRDQETIVIAGLIKDDVTITERKVPLLGDIPLLGYLFKYEGRKKSKTNLMIFLTPHIIKEVETLEEISRDKRKTGEAFRKKYKFDIKDNFILNPPE, encoded by the coding sequence ATGTTTCTTGAAGAACAGACAGCAGGTACAGAGGGGACCATTTTGCAGGGGTCTGAGGGGACCTCGGCTGTCCAGCAGCGGATCATGCCGCGTGCAATAGCGCCCCGAGCCCTCCCCCCACCTGCATCAGCCCCTTCTCCAGCTGCTGAGCCGCCTGCGCCTGACGGTCAGTCCGGCAGCCCGTACAGCCTGAAACCTCCTGTATTAATAAAGGGCCGGGACATGGGGGCAGCCAAAGCGCCGGAGGCTGAAGCCCCGGGTACAGAGGATATCGCATCACCAGCAGCCCCCCCGCAATTGCCTTCAGGCAAACGCTCTGCTGCAAAGGGCGGCGACAGGATGGTAACCCTCGACTTCAACAACGTTGACCTTCAGACGTTCGTGAAATTTATCAGTGAACTTACGGGCAAGAACTTTGTGCTGGATGAAAAGGTGCAGGGAAAGGTTACTGTAATATCACCGACGAAGATATCAGTTGATGAGGCTTATCAGGTATTTCTTACTGTCCTTGATATGAAGGGATTTACAGCAGTAGGTGAAAACAAGGTAATAAAGTTATTTCCGTCACGAGAAGCCAAACAGAGCGGTGTAAGCATAGTTACCGCTGATAAACCGCTACCTCAGGACGAAAATTATGAGACGCGTGTAATGCGGCTTAATTACATCAGCGCCTCCGAGATATCAAGGCTGATTGCGCCCCTTATATCCAAAGATGGTTCAAGCATCCCCTACCCGCAGACTAATACACTGATACTTACTGATATCAAGAGCAATATGGCAAAGGTCCTGGAGTTAATTACTGAGCTGGACAAGGAGCCTCCAAAGGGAAAGGGCGGTATATATGTGTACTACCTCCAGAATGCAAGCGCAGAGGAGATGTCAAAGGTGCTCGCTACCCTGACGAGCAAGGCCCCGCCACGGGCTGCTGCGGCTGCACAAACGCCGCAGGATACCACTGTCCACTTCGAGGGCGGGATATCCGTCACTGCTGACAAGGCGACCAACTCCCTGATAATAATGGCATCACCCGAGGACTACGAACGCATTAAGTCTATCATAGAACGGCTTGATATCAGGCGCAAACAGGTCTATGTCGAAGCTGCCATAGTAGAGATGGGAGTTGACAAGGCGCGTGAAATCGGAATGGAGTGGAGAAGCACGGCGAATGTAAAATCCGGAGAGACTATGTTTGTGGGAGGTACTGCCCTTGCGCCGCCAGGGGCTGGAATAACCAGTTTTTCCGTAAACCCGCTCAGCGTCAGCGGCCTCGTGGCTGCCGGTGTGCATGGCTTCCTTCCTGACGGAACTACCCTGAATGTGGGCGCCCTTGTAAGGCTCTTTCAGGCTGACTCTGATGTAAATGTCCTCTCAACCCCAAATATACTCACACTGGATAATCAGGAGGCGAAGATCATCGTCGGTCAGAATGTTCCATTTATAACAGGGGTGAGCCAGACAGCAGGAGGCAATGTCCAGGCCACGATTGAAAGGAAGGATGTCGGTATCCAGCTGAAGATTACCCCGCACACAACAGAGAGCGACCTTGTTAAACTCGATATATATCAGGAAATATCAAGCCTGAGCGGCAGTATCCCGGTCGGTACAGATCAGGAGGTACCGATAACAAACAAGAGGTCTGCCGAGACCTCTGTTATGATACGGGATCAGGAAACCATAGTGATAGCGGGTCTCATTAAAGACGATGTCACGATAACGGAAAGAAAAGTTCCGCTCCTTGGCGATATACCGCTCCTCGGCTATCTCTTCAAGTATGAGGGCAGGAAAAAGTCAAAGACAAACCTTATGATCTTCCTCACCCCTCACATAATCAAAGAAGTTGAGACACTGGAGGAGATAAGCCGGGATAAGAGAAAGACAGGCGAGGCATTCAGGAAAAAATATAAATTTGATATCAAAGATAATTTCATCCTAAATCCGCCGGAATAG
- the gspE gene encoding type II secretion system ATPase GspE, which translates to MTRKRELLGDILRNISSIGDGEIEECLNIQREKGGRIGEILVHTKHVRETDLLRALSLQFHLPYLQNLTEEEIDKELVSSVPISFLKRHVMIPFRKENSTVRVAISDPLNITPIDDIRTYLGSDIELFLTESITILNAINMAYETHKEAAEQVIEDLGDEALAAGLDEPIDLIDAVDEAPIIKLINSLLFRSVKDRASDIHFEPFERDIAVRFRIDGVLHNILSLPKRFQPSVASRIKIMASLNIAEKRLPQDGRIGLKIAGKDIDVRVSIIPTSFGERIVMRLLDKSGYLLRLRDIGLSNDILHKFEKLIHLSHGIILVTGPTGSGKTTTLYAALMEINSPDKNIITIEDPVEYQIKGIGQMQVNPKIELTFAKGLRSILRQDPDVIMVGEIRDLETSEIAIQASLTGHLVFSTLHTNDSAGAVTRLIDMGIEPFLVSSSVVAIAAQRLIRLLCPVCKKEYTPSRPELEELGIDSHQLSGRHIYAAEGCDKCMHTGYRGRTGIYEILLVNDEIRGLIQQNVNSQIIKNKAIEGGMITLRRDGASKVLAGLTSIEEVSRVTQEDIVE; encoded by the coding sequence ATGACAAGAAAGAGGGAACTGTTAGGAGACATCTTGCGGAACATATCCTCTATCGGGGATGGCGAGATAGAGGAATGCCTTAATATCCAGCGTGAAAAAGGCGGCCGGATCGGCGAAATACTCGTTCATACAAAACATGTACGGGAGACCGACCTTCTGCGGGCATTAAGCCTCCAGTTCCATTTACCATATCTGCAGAATCTGACAGAAGAAGAGATAGATAAGGAGCTGGTCTCATCAGTGCCAATATCGTTCCTTAAACGGCATGTCATGATCCCCTTCCGCAAAGAGAACAGTACGGTAAGAGTAGCCATATCCGACCCATTGAATATTACTCCGATAGACGACATAAGGACATATCTGGGATCTGATATCGAATTGTTCCTGACCGAATCTATCACGATCCTGAATGCCATAAACATGGCATACGAAACACACAAGGAAGCGGCAGAGCAGGTTATCGAAGATCTCGGTGATGAAGCTCTCGCTGCAGGTCTGGATGAGCCTATAGATCTCATTGACGCAGTTGATGAAGCCCCGATTATCAAACTCATTAATTCACTGCTCTTCAGGTCGGTAAAGGACAGGGCGAGTGATATCCATTTTGAACCTTTTGAGCGGGACATAGCAGTACGGTTCAGGATTGACGGAGTCCTCCATAATATCCTTTCACTGCCAAAGAGATTTCAACCCAGTGTGGCCTCAAGAATAAAGATTATGGCCTCTTTGAACATTGCAGAAAAACGCCTTCCGCAGGATGGAAGGATCGGCCTGAAGATTGCAGGCAAGGACATTGATGTGCGCGTCTCCATTATCCCCACATCCTTTGGAGAACGGATTGTAATGAGGCTTCTGGATAAGTCAGGCTATCTCCTCAGGCTCAGGGATATCGGCCTTTCCAATGACATACTGCACAAATTTGAAAAACTGATTCACCTGTCTCACGGTATCATTCTCGTCACAGGGCCTACAGGCAGCGGCAAGACCACTACTCTCTATGCCGCCCTCATGGAAATCAATTCTCCGGACAAGAATATAATTACTATCGAGGACCCCGTGGAATATCAGATAAAGGGTATTGGCCAGATGCAGGTAAACCCCAAGATAGAACTGACGTTTGCAAAAGGATTAAGGTCCATACTCCGTCAGGACCCTGATGTAATCATGGTAGGTGAGATCAGGGACCTTGAGACATCTGAAATAGCAATTCAGGCCTCACTGACCGGACACCTTGTCTTCAGCACGCTGCATACGAATGACTCGGCCGGGGCAGTCACAAGGCTTATTGATATGGGAATTGAGCCGTTCCTTGTTTCATCATCAGTTGTTGCTATAGCTGCCCAGAGGCTCATAAGGCTTCTCTGTCCGGTCTGCAAAAAGGAATACACCCCTTCCAGGCCGGAGCTCGAAGAGCTGGGGATTGATTCACATCAGTTATCCGGACGCCATATTTATGCTGCTGAAGGATGTGACAAGTGTATGCACACCGGCTACAGAGGACGCACAGGTATATACGAGATACTTCTTGTAAATGATGAGATCAGGGGACTTATTCAGCAAAACGTCAACTCCCAGATAATCAAGAATAAGGCTATAGAAGGGGGTATGATAACCCTCAGACGGGACGGCGCTTCAAAGGTGCTTGCAGGACTCACAAGCATTGAAGAGGTGTCAAGGGTGACTCAGGAAGATATTGTTGAATAA
- the gspF gene encoding type II secretion system inner membrane protein GspF — protein sequence MPVFEYKGLTTDGKDTHGFIDADNSQGAKLKLRKSGIFPTEVSEESARKAEEGRSAALSILKRVKKQEVTVFTRQLATLLTAGLPLMEGLSATIDHVDDPLLKRTITKIREDVREGKSLAEAMRTHPKVFSDLYTNMIQAGEASGALDVVLARLADFQESQVRLRNKIWATMTYPVMMLFIGTCVLGFLFSYVIPQVTKVFEDTGQALPLPTLILISISSFFRSYWWAAGSGIFILIFSLVRYVKTPGGRTAYDRFILRMPLFGKIVRLIAISRFTRTLSTLLASGIPLINSMDIVKAVVNNTVLSKIIEDAKDRVKEGEPLSEPLKRSGAFPSMVIQMMTAGEKSGELEGMLAKVSDAYDNEVDTTVSGLTALLEPIMVLFMGVVVLFVVLSILLPIFEMSQVVR from the coding sequence ATGCCTGTATTCGAATATAAAGGACTTACAACTGACGGTAAAGATACCCACGGTTTTATTGATGCGGATAACAGCCAGGGTGCAAAACTCAAATTAAGAAAATCAGGCATCTTCCCAACAGAGGTATCTGAGGAGTCAGCCAGAAAGGCAGAGGAAGGACGATCCGCAGCCCTAAGTATACTTAAACGGGTGAAGAAACAGGAGGTTACGGTCTTTACCCGCCAGCTCGCCACATTACTTACCGCAGGACTTCCGCTTATGGAGGGCCTGTCAGCCACTATAGACCATGTTGACGATCCATTACTCAAAAGGACTATAACCAAGATACGTGAGGATGTCAGGGAAGGAAAATCTCTTGCAGAGGCAATGAGGACTCATCCTAAGGTCTTTTCAGACCTCTATACCAATATGATACAGGCAGGCGAGGCAAGCGGGGCGCTTGATGTCGTCCTCGCACGCCTTGCTGATTTTCAGGAAAGCCAGGTAAGGCTCAGGAACAAGATCTGGGCGACCATGACATACCCTGTCATGATGCTGTTTATTGGCACCTGCGTCCTCGGATTCCTTTTCAGCTATGTCATACCGCAGGTCACAAAGGTATTCGAGGATACAGGACAGGCGCTGCCGCTCCCGACCCTCATACTTATTTCGATCAGCAGCTTCTTCAGGTCATACTGGTGGGCCGCAGGAAGCGGGATATTCATTCTGATATTTTCACTCGTCAGGTATGTAAAGACACCGGGGGGAAGGACTGCTTATGACAGGTTTATCCTGCGAATGCCGCTGTTTGGCAAGATCGTCCGGCTGATAGCAATATCAAGATTTACAAGGACACTCAGTACGCTCCTCGCAAGCGGAATACCCCTCATTAACTCAATGGATATTGTCAAGGCGGTAGTGAACAACACAGTATTGTCAAAAATAATAGAAGACGCAAAAGACCGGGTTAAAGAAGGAGAACCACTGTCAGAACCACTCAAAAGGAGCGGTGCATTCCCATCCATGGTTATACAGATGATGACAGCAGGCGAGAAGAGCGGAGAGCTTGAAGGGATGCTGGCCAAGGTGTCCGACGCGTATGATAATGAGGTTGATACTACAGTATCCGGACTCACTGCCCTGCTGGAACCCATAATGGTGCTGTTCATGGGAGTGGTTGTGCTTTTTGTAGTGCTATCTATACTATTGCCGATTTTTGAGATGAGCCAGGTGGTAAGATGA
- the gspG gene encoding type II secretion system major pseudopilin GspG has protein sequence MKRILRRNEGFTLIEIMVVLIIIGLLAGIVVPRLMGRTEEAKRTKTAVQIKNLQSALDLYKLDSGNYPTTDQGLQALVEKPAIGEIPRNWKEGGYIDKIPKDAWGNNYVYISPGVHGDFDLYSYAADGEEGGEGKNADIQSWNIE, from the coding sequence ATGAAAAGGATTTTACGAAGGAATGAGGGTTTTACGCTCATTGAGATTATGGTTGTGTTGATCATTATCGGCCTGCTTGCCGGCATTGTCGTGCCAAGGCTGATGGGACGCACTGAGGAGGCAAAGCGCACCAAAACAGCGGTGCAGATAAAAAACCTTCAGTCTGCGCTTGACCTGTATAAACTTGACAGCGGCAACTACCCTACTACGGATCAGGGTCTTCAGGCGCTGGTAGAGAAACCTGCGATTGGAGAGATCCCCAGGAACTGGAAGGAAGGGGGCTACATAGACAAGATACCCAAAGACGCATGGGGCAACAACTATGTATACATAAGCCCTGGCGTGCATGGTGATTTTGATCTTTATTCATATGCTGCAGACGGAGAGGAGGGGGGAGAAGGAAAGAATGCCGATATTCAGAGCTGGAACATCGAATAG